ACGCTGGTTATGTTAATAACCTGTATTAGAATATTCTCTGTGGAAACAGCAATAAAATGGATGCATGTTATAGGTTCTTCTAGTGCTCTGACTGCAAACTCTGCTGATTGTTTCATGTTGCAGATTCACATTGAACAAGGGCCTGTACTGGAATGGGTTGGTTTTCCTCTAGGAGTTGTTAAAGGCATAGCTGGACAGACAAGACTAAAGGTATCAAAAGTGTTTCAGCTTTTCATAGGTGGATGTCTAAATTATGTTTCATTTAATCAtacaaacaagaaaaatttcCGTAGTTGAGAATTGTACTATGCAACTACATATATATGTCTGAAACTCATGAGGATTAAAAAAGGGACTAATAttgatttttaggtcctagAAAAAGTAGAACAATATCTTTATGAGAAACTACACTTCTCATAAGGGAAAATTTCTGTATAATTTCATGAGAGAACCAAGAAGTTGAATTCAAAAGCTCCTATTATAGATTGTATTTCATCATACAGATGTTGATGTATAAAGTAGTAAACTACAATGACATTATATTATACTTTATTTCAGCTGAGCCGTCCAATATACATAAACATTGTAGGTTACAATGAGAGGTTCCCAGGGGCATGCTGGAACAGTTCCAATGTCCATGCGTCATGACCCTATGACTGCTGCTGCGGAAGCCATTGTATTGTTAGAAAGCCTATGTAAGCATCCTCAAGATTTTCTGTCTTTTGATGGTCAATGCAAAAGTTACTCATTAGAATCACTTTCAACTTCACTCGTTTGTACTGTTGGTGAGATATCGACTTGGCCAAGTGCAAGTAATGTTATTCCAGGACAGGCAAGAAGTTTATCTCTTGACATTGctaaatttgatattaaatGCTAAATCGGGTAATGAAAATGATCTTCTTGATTTCAGGTAACATTCATAGTAGATTTATGTGGAATTGATGACATGGGACGTGAAGCTGTTGTATGTGAATTATCTAACCGATTGTATCAAATATGTGATAGGCGTTCAGTTTCGTGCACAATTGATCGTAAGGTGTGGAACTTTCATGTCCTAGTCAATCATTTGCAGGTAGCTTAACAAGTAAGAGAGTAACCTTACTTGCTTTGAACCTTTTCAACATGATGCAAATGCAGTCATTTGCGATTCTGAGCTGACTTCGAAGCTGAAGTCAGCAGCTTATCTTGGGCTCAAGAGAATGACAGGTTCTGTTCAGGATGAAGTACCTGTATTAATGAGTGGAGCAGGACATGATGCAATGGCTCTATCTCATTTAACTAAGGTTTGTTATCTTTAATTTGCAAGATGAATCATGAACCATATgttactgtttgtgttatttccTGTGGTGTATAATTCTGGTCTCCAAAAATATGAACAGGTGGGTATGCTTTTTGTCCGCTGTCGAGGAGGCATAAGTCACTTCCCTGAAGAACATGTATTGGATGATGATGTTTGGGCATCTGGTTTGTGAAGCCCCTGCATAATGTTTCTCATTTTACTAGTACTGTGAcattttctattctttatttacTAGTACTGGAGGTCTAGCCATTGGAAGTGCGACCCCCGCTCCCCCCAAtccccccattttattcatATGAAACAGAAAAATTTACAAACCAAGAGGGGGACATAGAACCTTACCTCTTCAAGGAAATTTCACAACTttctaccaaaaacaaaagccaAACTTGATAATACTCTGACCATAcaagtgaaaaaagaaaagcatagcAGCTAAATCATTGCTGCTATTACCAAAATAACAACAGCAACATCTAATCAAACAACAAGGTTCATAAGGAAATGTACATCGTACATTACTGCCTAGATAGAATAGATAAAAATCAAAAAGCATATTATATAACTAttgctttctttttgttttgtttccgaTCACTGCCTTGCTTTCAAACGAGCTAATTTCAATGCAATTGCTAGTGCTACTTTCTCTTTGATGTggtcaaaaaattgaaaataagcaTACCTCCATGACTTCTTCAATATCAATGTGCCACAAACACTCCAAAAGCCTATGATAAAGCCAAGCACTGCGCTGGTATATAAACCAAGCTTTTCATCATCAGCTTCATCTTCATGAGGTTCATGCATGTGGTCTCCATCCTCTGGGCATTTTGAGAGAGGAAATCCACAGAGTGAAGGATTGCCCTCATAAATAGATGAATCATCGAGCGTCTGAAGTTGGTTGCCCGAAGGAATTCTTCCGGTCAATTTGTTGCAAGACAAGTTCAAGTGAGATAAGAAGGTCAGAGAAGCGAGACTTTGTGGAATCTGTCCTGAAAGCTGGTTCTGGGAGAGGTCAAATGTTTCAAGCAAGCGCAAGTTTCCAATTCTTGAGGGGATATTTCCACTTAATTGATTAATGGACAAGTTTAATGTAGCTAATCCAACGAGACTGCTGATTTCTTCAGGAATTTCACCTTCTAAATCATTATGCGAAAAATCAATAATGGTTAGAAACCACACATTTTTCTCTAAGTATTCACTTACTCTTCCTTTTACAGTCACAGTTGTTACCTCAATATCAATGAAGCCGATCAAGTGCCAATAACTACTATGGATTAAAGAAGTCAATTTATTCAAACAGTTGGGAATGGTCCCTGAAAATCTATTGTGACTAAGGTCTAGGATGTGAAGGAAAGGAAGACTGCACAAATGATGAGGAATATGTCCACTTAAAGAGTTTGATTGCAATTGCAGCACTGTGATTGTGGATACTTTTGATCCTATCCAAGAAGGTATGCTTCCAGTAAATTTGTTGCCTCCAAGATAAAGTCTCTCCAAAAATGAGCAATTTTGCAAGGCAGAAGGAATTTCTCCGCTAAAATGATTGTTGTCTGTCTTTAGAATATAAAGAGAACTTGGAATGCCCATTGAGCTTGGAATATTACCAGACATATTGTTGTTTGAGACATCCACAATGGCTATGCGGCTCCACAAACTCCATTCTTTAGGGAATTCTCCGGATAACTGATTGTTATTCAGAACAAGTTCATATAGAGATTGAATGCTACAAATAGATGATGGAATAGTGCCATCAAATTGATTATGGCTCAGAATTATGGACCTTAGATTCTGAAAAGAGTTGAATCGGAACGGAAGCTTTCCGCTTATTTGATTGGAAGATAAATCCAACCATAGGATATGGGAAGATATCTTAAAGAGCCATTCCTCTGGTATTGCACCCGAGAGTCCAGCATTCTCAAGTGAGACCAACACGAGCTCAGTTTGAGATTGAAGCCATACAGGGAAGCCGGGGCCTACTCGGCAGTTGTGCATTACAATGCGGTGGAGCTTGAAAGGAGGAATCCATTcataatcaatcaaattgaaaatgatggGCACATGTTGGGTTGTGCTAACTGCAAAAGACTCTAATTTTGTGAGATTTATGAAATGGGCTTCGGTTAAATTGCCTTCCCATGAATTATAAGATAGATCAAGTCTCAGAAGTTGAGAAAGTTTTCCCAAACTTTGAGGAATGGAACCGTTGAAAATATTATCATAGAGTTCAAGTGTCTTCAGGGATGATGATAAATTGCTGATAATAAATTCTGGAATGGATCCCCAAAAAGAGTTGTTGCTGAGTTGGAGATGCTGTAGGCTTCTCAGCATTCCCAAGGAACTAGGCAATTTGCCTACCAGCCCACAGCCATCCAAATCTAGTGACTCCATTCTATTAAATGAACAATTTGAGAAACCACTCAAAAACTCTTCAATCCCCCCATCAATTTGATTCGACGCAAGACTTAATGACTTGAGCCTGCACAAATTTCCACTAAATTTGGGAAATTGACCTTTGAGTCCTACACTCTGTAAGTCAAGGTGTTCTAGAGATTTGAGTCTTACAAATTCATCAAGAAAGGGGCCACTGAAAGAATTCCCACTCAGATCAACTTTTGTAAGGCTAGTAAGATTAAACATCCATTTAGGATATGAAAAATTAATACTATTCCCTGACATATCAAGGACCAAAAGTGATGTGAAGTTAATTGTAGACATGGAGAGTGGAAGCTGGTTTCCACCAATTTCGCAACTAGACAAATGCAACTCTAAGAGTGAAGGAAGCATGTTAACCTCATGTAGCCAACTAACTCCTGTGCTGCTAAGGTTCACACCTCTAAGAttgaggtattttagagaagagagatgagaaaGCCAATTCAAGTTTTTGGAAGAAAGAGAATAATTATAAAGACTGAGGTCAAGATAGTTCAAGTTTGAGAGGTTACCAAGAGAAGAAGGAATCTCTCCCACAACTGAATTCAAAGACTGGGTACTTGAAAAATTGAGATATCTCAGACTTGTAAGCTCCCCAATAAACTTGGGAATGTGAATCCCTTGAAAATCATTCGAGCTCAAGTCTAAGTAACTCAAATGtttcaagccaagcaaagaaggatTAATTAACTTACCCCCCAAAAAAGATTGAAGATACTCCGTGGTGTTCCACTGATAATCACCAGTGGTGTATGGATATGTATTACGGAGGTCAACCATTGCAACATGACCAGTGCGGTTGTTGCATGAAATCCCTGTCCATTGGCAGCATTCGTGACCAGCCCAAGAAGAAAGCTTACCAGAAGGATCACTGAGATCTTGTTTAAAGCTGAGAAGTGCTCGCCTCTCTTCCTCCATGCATGATTCCACCACGACACTGCTATTGTTTAGGCACGAAGATGCCAAAAATAACAAGATCAAGAAGTCAAGAATGGGGCGAGAGATAGGGTTAAAGTAAACATAGATATCCATTATTTTCAGGCCTTTAACTTCGTGTAAGTTGCAGATGCATGGGATGCTGAGCACAAGTTGAATTTATAGCAAGTCTAAGGTTGAACCGCGTGGTTAGGTTTATTTGTCCAGAATATTCCAAGTCGTCATGCAACATCAACCCAATTTACAAGTTTAGGAAACTTTTAAGTGATGATGGATGAGTGAGTGATGGAGGTGCGTTTTAGATTAGAAATCCAATCAGTAAAGACTTTGAAGAGTCTCCCATCTCCGCTGTCCGCCTAGGTCGTTTCTGGGAGTATTCTCTAGTAGCAACGTGGAACATGATTGTACAAAATTAGTCATAGACATGGTTGTATCACTCCGCGTGACTGCTTCTATATTAACTAGATAGATAGCCCGCGCTTTGCGGCGGGTTTCTTTGTTATTGATACGTGTTTTCAGTCAATTAGTCTTTTGGTAGTTAAACTCAAAATTAAGCTAGCTAGCCCGTGCTTTCTTTCTAGATTTTCTGAACCCAGAGAGTAAAGAGTATGCTACACTCCAAAACCAGTGGCAACTGCAACTACGATCCCCAAAGGCTTGAACAGAGATACAAAAATCGGCCCTGTCATGTTAAGACACCATGTTGATACACCAACCTGGAAAGCTGAGCAAAAAACTCCCTGAAATAGTATCATTGTAAGTTAGTAAGTTTCAAAGTAAGCAACATATCATGGTTAAATTAGATTGTTTATTCACTTAGTACAGAACAGCTAACAACCTTTAGTTTAGGATTTAAGCGCCTAACCATCCGcacaaaactgaaaaagaaTGAGAAACAACATTGCTTTTTCCCTGTGCTCTATTTTGGTCTTAAAGTCTACCAAAAACTTGAGGAAATAGTGAAAAATTGGTATTTAATACAAAAAAAGGGTTTGCAATAAGAAACTTGAAGGGATAATAACCATCGATAGATACAATAGCAATACTAATATATATTTTCAGTTGAAAGTGGCATCATATACCCACCCTTAAAGCAGTTTTGCGGAGAGGTGATAAGCGCATATAAACCTTCATGAGCTTCAATATTATTATGTCCAGAGGAAGTTTAACAGTGTTATGATGTTCAAGGCAGGGATGACCTGCAAGAGAAAGCAGTGAGTGACAGTTTCAGAAGTTAATCATGAGTTCATGACTAAGCATTTTGAGAGTGGATAAGGCACTCACTTCATGCTTGTGCAGTGGTAATTCTTTTCCGTGGGTCTTGATTCAATAGGCGCTTGACAAAATTACTTTTGCCTCTGTAGAGAATGTGGCCAAGGTGGTTCATTGAAACTTGGATCAACTTTTAGAACTGCCCGAAAAATGCCAAACTTCGTTCAAGGCCAAAATGGACAGCTGCCACACAATAGAATGTGTGCAATCACACCTACGCTCCAGACAACAGCCTCTGTACCATAAGCCATATGTAACACTTTGGGGGCTACACAGTATGTACCACCAACAATTTTGATAAACTTTTCATCTGCGAAGATTATTCACTCATAACAAAACACTGACCAAATAACTCTACTAAAAGATCAAGTAGCTGTGCGCATTATAAAAAGAAGAATTGACCAACCTGGTTTCACAAAATCTGACAGGCCAAAGTCTGTAGCCTTCAACTATGAATCTTCATCCAGCTATTAAGCACACTTGATGAGTACATGATGAAGCTGGGGGAAAAAATGCAACTATGATATATAGATGAACAGATAAGAGATAAAGTTGGTCAGACTTAGATGTACTAAGCTTAAAAAGTTGTTGATCCAGCAATGCATTCATTAGCTAATTATATAACAATTATGGATTCATTGACTTTCAAGTTGACTTGAATCAAAAGGAAACTTAGTATACATCATATCAAGATAGAATCATAAAGTGAACCCAAGTTGATGTCACTATGAGCAATCAAATGCCTATATGTCATCTTTTATCAAAACTCATCTCACTGTGAACAATATGGTTTACTTGTAATCTAAACCAACTTCAGAGATCATCAATTTCATGTTCAAAAGGGAGAGTGATAAACAACCAATATGAACACAGTGGGGAAGAATAACCTAGCTGCCAGAATTGAACTTAAATTTTCAATTGGAAATTTTCAAGTCAAAGAAAGTTGGATTGTAATGACTAACAGATATCCAAACCTAGACACCAAGCAGAACACAAATGACTAACAAATGACCTTATGTCAATTAATTGTCTCTTCAAACTATGTGGTTCCCAGTCCATGGCAAACAAAGCCAAATTATAGCGAGCTGCTTTTGAGAATTGGAGTATTGACTGTGGAACATTATATAGTTTTTTATTCTATTTAATTTCCTGTTTTTTCTGAACTGGTGGTGCTGAAAAATCTATAGAATTTATATGCAAAACTTAAAAGAGAAGGTGGAACAGAGGCTAAACTGATATCTGAAATAATTATAGCAATTCATTTCCTCTGAATGAGAAACTTCATCTGTTGAATATCAAAGTAGGAGACCAACCTTTGCAAGAGTATATGCAAGTAACTGTGAACTCTCACATTAACCAAATATATACCATGCTAAAGGAAGCTACTATGTACTACTTCCACCTTTAACAATACATGACCAATTTTGGTGTTATACCAGACTCATTATGTTACTGTCTCAGTTCCAGCAGTAATCTCGCGATCAATTTTGATTTCATTACATATAATCATGAACTCCCTCTCCTTCTCATTTACTATGATCTTCTGTAGTACAGTTCATGTTTCTAAGGTACCCATGTGCTCCATGAATTTCAAATATGGACGGTTCAAATAAAAACATATTAGTAAACAACTAAAAGTAAGCAGAAGCCACAGTTGATCAAATGAAACAGGTATAGCAGAAAATAAAGTAGCAAACAACTAAAAATAAGCAGAAACCACACTCGATCAAATGAAACAGATACACTACCGTCTTATACCAATCTCAATTGATGTCTTTCACTACATCCCTGATTGCAGCTGTATAACAGTATATCACTAAACAAAGTACACCCTCAAAAACTAAGAACAAATGTTACAAAATTACAtgcaaccacaaaaaaaaaagaaaaaatctatcCCTCAAATTCACCAAATGCATAAATGGAACCCATTTTAGCTGTGAAGAAGCAACTGACTTTACTTGAAAACCAGAAATTGAGCAAAGACAGAATCAATTACCCTGATGAATATATATTTGCAACATTTGAAAACTTACTTGCTGTGGTGCTTTGGTTACCCTTGCTGGGTCTGGTACTCACTGAAGAAAATGACTTGAAGCAAGATAGTGGTTGGGAATAATCTGTATGCATGTCGAACAATATATTCAGGGGATCAGTAATCATTCCCTCAAGTACGTAAATATATATGGTTCCATATTTACAGAGATTAACAATCAAAATATCAGAGGGAAATTCTGATACCAAATACCCAAATAGGCCACTATaataacaatcttgaaaatCAGGAGCatgaaatcaaaatcacaaagcaaatccatgaaatTCACACAGAGCATTTACCTTTTAACCCGATAAACAAAGAACAGATGAAAATGCCCTCCCTATTAACAATCCTTTGATCagcaaccaacaacaaaagatcgAACGGACCCCTCTGTTTCTTTCATTCCTTCTTTCTATCCATTTCTGCAATAGATAAACAATTCGCAGTTGAATAACCACACAAAAAACTCAAAGGTCAGCAATAGCCGATACAACAAATGGCTTATGAACACTATGAATAGTAAACCAAACTTTCGTATATTTAGAACCAGACAAACTACCAACAGTGCCAGGATTTAAACATCATCAGTGGCAATATGGTTATGTAGACCACAGATCGATgacaaaacaatagaaaaaaaatatataccaatgatgaagaaaaaaaaaacagataatGATCTTCCCATATACCAATGTTTCCCCAATGGCATCAACCACATAATATAAACCAAATTATCCGAACACAGGaattttcatttttaatctGTAAAACTCAATCTATGAAAGCGAAGGGCTCTAATCAATATGAACACAATATATTTTACATAAATGGCAGGACAGACAACATGGTTTTACATAAATAAATAtacttgtttttggttttaactTTTTCACCAACTCCTAGTACTGTCTTATTTTTCCCAATGGATTATAACTAACTTCGAGTCTTTTTCATATGTACTATTCTGTTTCCcaaggatttttgtttttgttttggtaggATGTAAAGATTGATGATCTTGAGACCAACCACTTTGTTCTTGTACATGGAGGCGGATTTGGTGCTTGGTGTTAGTATAAAACTTTTTATCTCCAAAACAACAATCAATTAAATTCCAATTAATAAATCTTAAAACTGCTTACCTAAATCCAGCTTCCTGACCAGCAAAACAAAACTGAATAATCCAGCACTTTCTGCATATCAATTCAATTGAACACCATAAACCAAAATTCATTCAGAGAAGTCAAATACTCAGAAACCCTCTCACTCTTTTTCAAACTATAACGAACTAATCATAAAATATCCAAATCCAAGTATTCAATTTTGAAGCATCCAATCATTGACCAATCAAATATACAACCcagaaaaaatttcaaatcaaattctcACAAAACCACAAATACCTTCCACTTGTGTTGTTTTAGTCAAgaatttcaaacaatttgaatCGGGTGGTTTCCTgcccttagagcatctccaacagtgataGCTATCTGGATAGCTAAAAGtagctaaaattgaaatatagcTAGTTGAATATTGAGTTATGCTCCAGCAAATACCTAAAactcaagttaaatttaacttttagttaaattctctctcctctctagctaaatatagctaggtcttttagctaaagctaaatttagcttttgtttagctagtctgctggagatcaaacttagcctaaaactagttaaatttcaaaatttttttgaaataagtattctgttggagatgctcttagagaTACAACGTCATTTTGGGTATAGATCAAGAATCTGGTAAAACAAATGATCGTAATCCTAGAAGGAATCCCTTTTGAACAGTGGTTGTGAATTCTGTAATCAAGACTTTTCCTGTGCTCTGAGGCTTCTCTTTCACATTGATTGATTTGGATAATCAAAAGTGAGTGGAAAACGAAGTGGCAGCATACCTGTGAACATCTTGCTCTAACTGAAACACATAAAAGACTCGAATTGATAAAACACATAAAACACCAAATCAGACACACACCCAACATGCAGAACGAACAGAAATAAGTGCTAAATCGAACAGAAACGATGGAATGACAACATGCAGAACCTATGACTCAGCAATTACACCATTTTTGATTACCTGCAAATTCTCAGCCAACGAAGTACGTCTTTGTTATGGTCTTCCTCCTTCACTCGAATCCCTGAATAGCCTTAGTTGAGGCCTTCTGCCTCCCAAAACGAACACTGCGAAAGCTTTCCCAACCTGAAATCTCCAAGGCTTTCTGCGTTCAGCCAATCTACGCAGGGAAGATCGAATCCGAATCGTACATGCTAACAAACGGTACCACCTCCTTCGATATCTCTCCCTCTTTCTCCACCTCTCTGTGGAGCGAAGTAGCGAAGACACAATACTCTAGAGTACCCCAGTCCCTCTGACTCACGTCACGAGGGTTtggctctgctagggtttctttgGCGGCGTCTAgggttttct
This portion of the Rosa chinensis cultivar Old Blush chromosome 1, RchiOBHm-V2, whole genome shotgun sequence genome encodes:
- the LOC112198342 gene encoding receptor-like protein EIX2, with product MEEERRALLSFKQDLSDPSGKLSSWAGHECCQWTGISCNNRTGHVAMVDLRNTYPYTTGDYQWNTTEYLQSFLGGKLINPSLLGLKHLSYLDLSSNDFQGIHIPKFIGELTSLRYLNFSSTQSLNSVVGEIPSSLGNLSNLNYLDLSLYNYSLSSKNLNWLSHLSSLKYLNLRGVNLSSTGVSWLHEVNMLPSLLELHLSSCEIGGNQLPLSMSTINFTSLLVLDMSGNSINFSYPKWMFNLTSLTKVDLSGNSFSGPFLDEFVRLKSLEHLDLQSVGLKGQFPKFSGNLCRLKSLSLASNQIDGGIEEFLSGFSNCSFNRMESLDLDGCGLVGKLPSSLGMLRSLQHLQLSNNSFWGSIPEFIISNLSSSLKTLELYDNIFNGSIPQSLGKLSQLLRLDLSYNSWEGNLTEAHFINLTKLESFAVSTTQHVPIIFNLIDYEWIPPFKLHRIVMHNCRVGPGFPVWLQSQTELVLVSLENAGLSGAIPEEWLFKISSHILWLDLSSNQISGKLPFRFNSFQNLRSIILSHNQFDGTIPSSICSIQSLYELVLNNNQLSGEFPKEWSLWSRIAIVDVSNNNMSGNIPSSMGIPSSLYILKTDNNHFSGEIPSALQNCSFLERLYLGGNKFTGSIPSWIGSKVSTITVLQLQSNSLSGHIPHHLCSLPFLHILDLSHNRFSGTIPNCLNKLTSLIHSSYWHLIGFIDIEVTTVTVKGRVSEYLEKNVWFLTIIDFSHNDLEGEIPEEISSLVGLATLNLSINQLSGNIPSRIGNLRLLETFDLSQNQLSGQIPQSLASLTFLSHLNLSCNKLTGRIPSGNQLQTLDDSSIYEGNPSLCGFPLSKCPEDGDHMHEPHEDEADDEKLGLYTSAVLGFIIGFWSVCGTLILKKSWRYAYFQFFDHIKEKVALAIALKLARLKARQ
- the LOC112198335 gene encoding allantoate deiminase 2-like, with protein sequence MFGLDIQVFRHHFCGICIEDLSIDGKLGELKRPVEVIAFSDEERVRFQSTFIGSAAIAGILPVSALQITDKSGVTIQDALKKNSIEVTEEHLQQLRYDLKSVWGYVEIHIEQGPVLEWVGFPLGVVKGIAGQTRLKVTMRGSQGHAGTVPMSMRHDPMTAAAEAIVLLESLCKHPQDFLSFDGQCKSYSLESLSTSLVCTVGEISTWPSASNVIPGQVTFIVDLCGIDDMGREAVVCELSNRLYQICDRRSVSCTIDRKHDANAVICDSELTSKLKSAAYLGLKRMTGSVQDEVPVLMSGAGHDAMALSHLTKVGMLFVRCRGGISHFPEEHVLDDDVWASGL